Proteins encoded in a region of the Veillonella parvula genome:
- a CDS encoding sodium:solute symporter family protein yields the protein MDSLTIIWVIVCAYLLLNLLVGVYCHIRVKDSTDYLLAGRRIGVLMTAGTLAATEIGGGSTVGVAAKAYGSWGLSAGWYVVSAGIGVILVAFIAPLLRRAMATTVPEIIGRRFGASSHLITSILSMLATITLAGVQITATATIISVLTGLSTELAILICGAVLVIYTMSGGMWSVTMTDVIHFFVLVGGFSLAVPFVLHNVGGWESVVTKLPPEQLGFTKVGWKTIIGLVIMYFMTFSTGQESVQRYFAAKNERTAVLGSIICGIIMALFAFVPAVLGLVALAEFPGIEANNAVATVALNLMPPVMAGFVMAAVVSATLSSGAGDLLGAATVFTKDIVEHHFGKSLTDDQLTRYSRLCVLFLGIIAIIISLVSKAIIPMLVFAFTMRSAGPFAAFLLGLTWKNATAGAGIWSIVLGSIAGVYWEFVGNPYGIMSIIFGSIVSLIVFVAVVFIERSMGKPPAPPAIPDDVKEI from the coding sequence ATGGATTCTCTGACTATTATTTGGGTTATTGTTTGCGCCTATTTATTACTGAATTTATTAGTCGGCGTGTATTGTCATATTCGTGTAAAAGATAGTACTGACTATCTACTCGCAGGTCGTCGTATTGGGGTTCTTATGACGGCAGGCACATTAGCGGCTACAGAAATCGGTGGTGGGAGCACCGTAGGTGTAGCAGCGAAAGCGTATGGTTCGTGGGGCTTATCTGCAGGTTGGTACGTCGTATCTGCAGGGATTGGTGTTATTCTCGTTGCTTTCATCGCACCGCTTTTACGGCGTGCCATGGCAACAACTGTACCGGAGATCATCGGCCGTCGCTTCGGCGCGTCCAGTCATCTCATTACTTCCATTCTGTCCATGCTGGCAACAATTACACTAGCAGGCGTACAGATTACAGCAACTGCAACCATTATTAGCGTTCTCACCGGACTTTCAACAGAGCTCGCCATCCTCATCTGCGGTGCGGTACTCGTAATTTACACCATGTCCGGCGGTATGTGGAGCGTAACGATGACAGACGTTATCCATTTCTTCGTTCTCGTTGGGGGCTTCTCCCTCGCGGTGCCGTTTGTGTTGCACAATGTAGGTGGCTGGGAATCGGTAGTGACAAAATTGCCACCTGAACAGCTAGGCTTTACAAAGGTGGGTTGGAAAACCATCATCGGCCTTGTCATCATGTACTTCATGACATTCTCCACAGGGCAAGAGTCAGTTCAACGGTACTTTGCAGCGAAAAATGAAAGAACGGCCGTTCTCGGTTCTATCATTTGCGGGATTATTATGGCTCTATTCGCCTTTGTTCCTGCCGTATTAGGCCTTGTAGCATTAGCTGAATTCCCCGGAATTGAAGCCAACAATGCAGTGGCAACGGTAGCACTTAACCTCATGCCTCCAGTAATGGCGGGCTTCGTTATGGCCGCTGTCGTATCGGCCACACTTTCATCAGGCGCAGGCGACCTATTAGGCGCCGCAACTGTATTTACCAAGGATATTGTGGAACATCATTTTGGTAAAAGCCTCACCGATGATCAGCTCACTAGATATAGCCGTCTATGTGTGCTATTCCTCGGTATCATCGCTATCATAATCTCCCTCGTAAGCAAAGCCATCATTCCGATGCTCGTATTTGCTTTCACAATGAGATCCGCTGGCCCATTCGCCGCATTCCTACTTGGCCTTACTTGGAAAAATGCAACAGCTGGCGCTGGCATTTGGTCCATCGTGCTCGGCTCCATCGCAGGCGTGTACTGGGAATTCGTTGGCAACCCATATGGCATCATGTCTATCATCTTCGGTTCCATCGTCAGCCTCATCGTTTTTGTCGCTGTGGTATTTATTGAAAGATCCATGGGTAAACCACCGGCTCCACCAGCAATTCCTGATGATGTAAAAGAAATATAA
- the dcuC gene encoding C4-dicarboxylate transporter DcuC: MNLLVCLLVIAITGTLVIKKFKAQTVLLLGGLIMMFAAYLLGYTTSFVEAKKSTGVLFFDAFEYINITTAKDAANLGLMIMTCTGFAKYMDHIGASSRLVVTAIKPLGKMKSAYLVMALTFILNMFMSLVIPSASGLAMLMMVTIFPILVRLGVSPVGAAAAVATGHLLDIGPASATTLLVSKTVNMPVHEYFVDYQLKVYIICGLMAAIAHFVWQKYLDKKSGHVPTEYVEAHKSDDLEVGPLPYIFLPLLPLIFILGFSEYGIQGVKMNVNLAMFLSLFIAMGCELIRHRDFRKMAASIQTFFKGMGDQFANTVTLIVAGETFAFGLTSLGIVKEFVVAIQDLAISADVVGVIVSTVITGLSIVMGSGVASMFAFAPLVPNFAADLGGNATTILLGMQNAASVGRLLSPISAVMIAVAGIANISSFDLVKRTSVPVIVTFITSTIAIWIIH, from the coding sequence ATGAATTTATTAGTTTGTTTATTGGTTATAGCCATAACGGGAACACTGGTTATCAAGAAGTTTAAAGCGCAAACCGTATTATTATTGGGCGGTCTGATTATGATGTTCGCGGCGTACTTATTAGGCTATACAACATCTTTCGTAGAAGCGAAGAAATCCACAGGGGTTCTTTTCTTTGATGCTTTTGAATATATTAACATTACGACTGCAAAAGATGCGGCAAATCTTGGTCTCATGATCATGACTTGTACTGGTTTTGCGAAGTACATGGATCATATTGGTGCCAGCTCTCGCCTTGTTGTAACGGCTATTAAACCTCTTGGTAAAATGAAATCTGCGTACCTCGTAATGGCGCTTACATTTATTCTAAATATGTTCATGTCCCTTGTAATTCCAAGTGCTTCTGGTCTTGCAATGCTCATGATGGTGACAATCTTCCCAATTCTTGTGCGTTTAGGCGTTAGTCCAGTAGGTGCTGCCGCAGCCGTTGCTACAGGTCACTTGCTCGATATTGGCCCTGCCTCTGCTACTACATTGCTCGTATCCAAAACAGTAAACATGCCTGTTCATGAGTACTTTGTAGATTATCAGTTGAAAGTATATATTATCTGTGGTTTAATGGCTGCTATTGCTCATTTCGTATGGCAAAAATACTTGGATAAAAAGTCTGGCCATGTTCCTACGGAATATGTGGAGGCTCATAAATCTGATGACCTCGAAGTTGGTCCATTACCGTATATATTCTTACCATTGTTGCCATTAATCTTTATCCTTGGCTTCAGTGAATATGGTATTCAAGGTGTTAAGATGAATGTAAACCTTGCGATGTTCCTTAGTTTGTTTATCGCTATGGGCTGTGAACTTATCCGTCATCGTGACTTCCGTAAAATGGCGGCTAGCATCCAAACCTTCTTCAAAGGTATGGGCGACCAATTTGCTAACACTGTAACATTGATCGTTGCAGGTGAAACGTTTGCTTTCGGCTTAACTTCTTTGGGTATCGTAAAAGAATTCGTTGTTGCTATCCAAGACCTTGCTATTTCTGCTGATGTAGTAGGTGTTATTGTATCTACAGTTATTACAGGTTTAAGTATCGTAATGGGATCTGGCGTTGCATCTATGTTTGCATTTGCTCCATTGGTTCCAAATTTTGCAGCTGACCTAGGTGGTAATGCGACAACAATCCTTCTCGGTATGCAAAATGCAGCGAGCGTAGGCCGCCTACTCAGCCCAATTAGTGCTGTTATGATCGCTGTAGCTGGTATTGCAAATATCTCTAGTTTCGATCTTGTAAAACGTACAAGCGTACCTGTAATCGTTACCTTCATTACAAGTACAATTGCTATTTGGATTATTCACTAA
- a CDS encoding M20 family metallopeptidase, which yields MSQLLQEIEALRKPMKELNDFIFDHPELGNEEFKAHELLTNLLEKEGFTVDREVSGLKTAFRAVYYVNGGGPKIGLLCEYDALEGLGHACGHNLQGPSICTAAIALKRTLQVPCTLVVYGTPAEETASGKLVMAREGVFDDLDLAFMMHGSDTTTVDGKSLALNLVNIKFHGKSAHAAIAPEKGISALDAVLLFFNGMEYLREHVPTEVRMHGIITDGGKAANIVPDYACTQWYIRSSSRIRLDEVVARVKDVAQGAALQVGATMEWEEVKAYDNKVNVQTLNDILLKNAEKVGAPEISEPRKVTGSTDFSSVTFRVPGACLRVKFVGKGVTSHSQEWLDNGKSQLAEDAIMYGAKGIALSVEEILETPGLLEKIQEDFKQAKENF from the coding sequence ATGAGTCAGCTTTTACAAGAGATTGAAGCATTAAGAAAGCCCATGAAGGAGTTAAATGATTTCATTTTCGATCATCCTGAGCTCGGAAATGAAGAGTTTAAAGCTCATGAGTTATTGACGAATTTATTAGAGAAGGAAGGGTTCACCGTTGACCGCGAGGTGAGTGGTCTTAAGACTGCGTTTAGAGCGGTATACTATGTAAACGGTGGAGGTCCTAAGATCGGCTTGCTTTGCGAGTACGATGCCCTTGAAGGCTTGGGGCACGCATGTGGTCATAATTTGCAAGGTCCATCTATTTGCACGGCGGCAATCGCTTTGAAACGCACGTTGCAAGTACCTTGCACGTTGGTTGTGTACGGTACGCCTGCAGAGGAAACGGCGAGCGGCAAGCTTGTTATGGCTCGTGAAGGCGTGTTTGACGATTTAGATCTCGCTTTCATGATGCATGGCAGCGATACGACCACGGTAGACGGCAAGTCTTTGGCGCTAAATCTCGTTAATATCAAGTTCCACGGCAAGTCTGCTCACGCGGCGATTGCCCCAGAGAAGGGTATCAGCGCGTTAGATGCGGTGTTGTTGTTCTTTAACGGCATGGAGTACTTGCGCGAGCACGTACCGACTGAGGTTCGCATGCACGGCATTATCACTGACGGTGGCAAAGCCGCGAACATCGTACCTGATTATGCGTGTACCCAATGGTATATTCGTTCCTCTAGTCGCATTCGTCTCGACGAGGTTGTGGCTCGTGTGAAAGACGTGGCGCAAGGTGCGGCTTTACAGGTGGGCGCTACGATGGAATGGGAAGAGGTTAAGGCGTACGACAACAAAGTCAATGTACAAACCTTGAACGATATACTTTTAAAAAATGCAGAAAAAGTAGGGGCCCCAGAGATTTCCGAGCCTCGTAAGGTGACAGGATCCACCGATTTCTCTAGTGTTACGTTCCGCGTGCCAGGTGCATGCTTGCGTGTGAAATTCGTAGGTAAGGGTGTGACGAGTCATTCTCAAGAATGGTTAGATAATGGTAAAAGCCAACTCGCAGAGGATGCTATCATGTATGGCGCGAAGGGCATAGCTTTATCCGTGGAGGAAATCCTTGAAACACCGGGCTTGCTAGAAAAAATCCAAGAGGATTTCAAACAAGCAAAGGAAAACTTTTAA
- a CDS encoding IclR family transcriptional regulator: MNMVQSIERGIEILKLLEAGPLGVTELANATALPKATVHRLLKTFEAHHWVEFNRAKKYHLSWGILPMAKSFLTSLDVRAIAQPYMVAIRDQLQQSVNLFLAQGDYRICIERVAADKPLRNDIKIGTVYPIFKGAAGKIFGAYLADFKDTDMSADESSQIRHDGYVVTRGNRVPDAASIAVPIFSFGNKLEAVMTISGPIGDYTEERVNEYLSVMIVLGQTISKHMGATL; the protein is encoded by the coding sequence ATGAATATGGTTCAATCAATAGAGCGTGGTATAGAGATACTCAAGTTATTAGAGGCAGGCCCGCTGGGTGTGACCGAATTGGCGAATGCGACGGCGTTGCCCAAGGCCACTGTCCATCGGTTGCTCAAGACCTTTGAGGCGCATCATTGGGTTGAGTTCAATAGGGCCAAGAAGTATCATTTGTCTTGGGGCATTTTGCCGATGGCAAAGTCCTTTCTTACATCTTTGGATGTGCGTGCCATTGCACAGCCATACATGGTGGCTATCCGCGATCAGTTGCAGCAGTCCGTGAATTTATTCTTGGCACAGGGCGATTATCGCATCTGTATCGAGCGCGTTGCGGCGGACAAGCCGTTGCGGAACGATATCAAAATCGGCACGGTTTATCCTATCTTTAAAGGGGCGGCTGGCAAGATCTTTGGTGCCTATCTAGCGGACTTCAAGGATACGGATATGAGTGCTGATGAAAGCTCCCAAATTCGTCATGATGGGTATGTGGTGACTCGAGGCAATCGTGTGCCTGATGCGGCGTCCATCGCAGTTCCTATCTTTTCCTTTGGCAATAAGTTAGAGGCGGTGATGACTATTTCTGGTCCTATAGGGGACTACACAGAAGAGCGTGTCAATGAGTATTTATCGGTGATGATCGTATTAGGTCAAACTATTTCCAAACACATGGGGGCGACCTTATAA
- a CDS encoding amidohydrolase: MSEVLNFYNYLHTIPEEGFQELKTSAFLAEKMKSYGYDVTRNVGGETGIIGIYDSGRPGPVVALRADMDALGHIIDGKHVSRHTCGHDGHMSMLLAAAQIIKEKQLVKRGKLKILFQPAEELGSGATSMIRGGAIDDVEYIFGAHVRPFEEAENGQASPAIHYASSCRMVIAFHGKPAHGARPHLGINALDAAVQAVNAVNAIHLKPTDNYSVKATRFLCDSGVTNAIPAKAVVTWDLRAQYNKTMDELCAKFLPAIEGAAASIGATVEVLDSFRIPAAELNDEATALLADSISSILGESNCIDPIYTPGGEDFFFYTVEKPSLKAGFFGLGCNLRPGLHHPDMSFDTSALENGVSIWIDLVERLLGE; encoded by the coding sequence ATGAGTGAAGTATTAAATTTCTATAATTATTTACATACAATTCCTGAAGAAGGTTTTCAAGAACTCAAGACTTCCGCATTTTTAGCAGAAAAAATGAAAAGTTACGGCTACGATGTAACACGTAATGTGGGCGGAGAAACGGGTATCATCGGTATCTATGATAGCGGTAGACCTGGTCCTGTGGTAGCGCTTCGTGCCGACATGGATGCGCTTGGTCATATTATCGATGGTAAACATGTATCTCGTCATACTTGTGGTCATGATGGACATATGTCAATGTTGTTGGCTGCGGCTCAAATTATTAAAGAAAAGCAATTAGTAAAACGAGGTAAGTTAAAGATTTTATTCCAACCCGCGGAAGAGCTAGGTTCTGGTGCGACTAGTATGATTAGGGGTGGAGCTATTGATGATGTAGAATACATCTTTGGTGCGCATGTACGTCCATTTGAAGAAGCAGAAAATGGGCAGGCTAGCCCTGCGATTCATTATGCATCCTCTTGCCGTATGGTCATTGCTTTTCATGGCAAGCCAGCTCATGGTGCCCGCCCTCATTTAGGGATTAATGCTTTGGATGCAGCGGTTCAAGCGGTTAATGCAGTTAATGCTATCCATTTAAAACCAACTGATAATTATAGTGTTAAGGCGACTCGTTTTCTTTGTGACTCTGGCGTAACGAATGCGATTCCAGCGAAAGCGGTTGTTACATGGGATTTACGTGCACAATATAATAAAACGATGGATGAGCTTTGTGCTAAGTTTTTACCAGCTATTGAAGGGGCAGCTGCTTCTATCGGTGCGACTGTTGAGGTTTTGGATTCTTTCCGTATTCCTGCGGCTGAGTTAAATGATGAGGCAACGGCTCTATTAGCTGACTCTATATCTTCTATTCTTGGTGAAAGCAACTGTATTGATCCAATTTACACACCAGGTGGTGAAGATTTCTTCTTTTACACTGTGGAAAAGCCAAGCTTAAAAGCAGGTTTCTTTGGGCTTGGGTGTAATTTGCGGCCAGGTTTGCATCATCCTGACATGAGTTTTGATACAAGTGCCTTAGAAAATGGTGTTTCTATTTGGATCGATTTAGTAGAACGGCTATTAGGAGAATAA
- a CDS encoding nucleoside recognition domain-containing protein, with product MSDPNNEKNYTQFTKKVTVGCYIALAVAILFFSGLLNNVEGFKWLSALDFATISGKFGTMVNPAKNTFIGEGGVSARAGFLFALGLTPTVMLALGVLEILEHYGAIRAAHKLMTPLLKPILGIPGLTGLAMITDLQSTDAGAAITKDLYDNNLVNRKELTIMTAWQYSGAGMINNYVAIGSAIFAYLTVPIILPLIVVFVMKFFGGAVCRIALNTVFKGDFKDEQQ from the coding sequence ATGAGTGACCCTAACAATGAGAAAAACTATACTCAATTTACTAAGAAGGTAACTGTCGGTTGCTATATTGCATTAGCTGTAGCAATCCTATTCTTCTCCGGATTACTTAACAATGTAGAAGGTTTTAAATGGCTCTCTGCTTTAGACTTTGCAACTATTTCTGGTAAATTTGGTACCATGGTTAACCCTGCAAAAAACACCTTTATTGGGGAAGGTGGCGTCAGCGCTCGCGCAGGCTTCCTCTTTGCCTTGGGCTTAACACCAACAGTTATGTTGGCATTGGGTGTACTTGAGATTTTAGAACATTACGGTGCAATCCGTGCAGCCCATAAATTAATGACTCCATTATTGAAACCTATTTTAGGTATCCCTGGATTAACTGGCCTTGCAATGATTACGGACTTACAAAGTACAGATGCAGGTGCAGCGATTACCAAAGACCTTTACGACAACAATCTAGTTAACCGTAAAGAATTAACAATCATGACGGCATGGCAGTATAGCGGTGCGGGCATGATTAACAACTACGTAGCCATTGGATCTGCTATTTTTGCGTACTTAACAGTACCAATTATCCTTCCACTCATCGTAGTATTTGTTATGAAGTTCTTCGGTGGTGCCGTATGTCGAATCGCACTTAATACAGTATTCAAGGGAGATTTCAAAGATGAGCAACAATAA
- a CDS encoding YjiG family protein, with amino-acid sequence MSNNKETNNPFDIFIRGARKGFTLATQNLLPNVLMAYTLAELLRILGIMAFLGNLFAPAMALFGLPGESVTILLTAWLSYSAGIGVAVNLLSNNTIDMIQVTILAPALLLMGSQIQYMGRLLGVVEVPKKYWPMLMTISVVNALISMVIMKIFV; translated from the coding sequence ATGAGCAACAATAAAGAAACAAATAATCCATTTGATATATTTATTCGTGGTGCACGAAAAGGCTTTACGCTAGCCACTCAAAACTTATTACCAAACGTATTGATGGCATACACACTTGCCGAGCTATTACGTATCTTAGGCATCATGGCATTTTTAGGTAACCTATTTGCTCCTGCAATGGCTTTATTTGGTCTTCCAGGTGAAAGTGTAACAATCTTGTTAACAGCTTGGTTATCCTACTCTGCTGGTATCGGCGTTGCAGTTAACTTACTTTCTAACAATACGATTGATATGATACAAGTGACTATTTTGGCTCCAGCTCTACTCTTAATGGGCTCCCAAATCCAATACATGGGCCGATTACTAGGTGTAGTTGAAGTACCTAAAAAGTATTGGCCAATGCTTATGACGATCAGCGTGGTAAATGCATTGATTTCCATGGTTATCATGAAAATATTTGTATAA
- a CDS encoding cytosine permease, producing the protein MSKEKLEFVEPVDTNTDNEYSRKPVPLGARKSCFSLTIVWTGFVFLVTSMMAGGGLAAGLTFNELLLAMILGNIFLCIIAGLVSVIAYKTGLTFALLTRYSFGQEGSRIASLFVPIVNLGWYTIQAALYGHFIAQVFNLSYTGEIIAMMLSAVIMGIFAVLGIKSLAVFGYIAIPSIVFLSLGTAARSVQTIGGWQELFNYVPLQPIDLLSGITIVIGTWILSTATCIADIMRYGKSKKDVITASTIGLLGGNTLMISCGAIAGVAMNDGDLINVLLSFGLVFPSLLLLTTNIFTTNGANLYSTSLNLANSFKLNRNIMLAVLIAISALATMTQPYKIDSLFVFLSTLGIIVPPLCGIILADFYLVHHGKYIDYNKATFKKWNLVPWITWAIALVCVKFIPFGLASLNGIVIGALLYAVITYIVKPNVVSESKG; encoded by the coding sequence ATGAGTAAGGAGAAATTAGAGTTTGTTGAGCCAGTTGATACGAACACAGATAATGAGTATTCTAGGAAGCCTGTCCCGTTAGGGGCAAGGAAGTCCTGCTTTTCTCTCACTATCGTTTGGACTGGGTTTGTTTTTCTTGTTACTAGTATGATGGCTGGTGGCGGGTTAGCTGCCGGGCTGACTTTCAACGAATTACTATTAGCCATGATTCTAGGCAACATTTTCTTATGTATCATCGCAGGGCTAGTGAGTGTAATCGCCTATAAAACAGGTCTTACCTTTGCCCTTTTGACTCGATACAGCTTCGGTCAGGAAGGATCTAGAATTGCCTCTCTCTTCGTACCTATCGTCAATCTAGGTTGGTACACGATTCAAGCGGCTTTATATGGACATTTTATTGCTCAAGTTTTTAACCTTTCCTACACAGGCGAAATCATTGCTATGATGCTCAGCGCCGTTATCATGGGTATCTTTGCGGTTCTCGGTATTAAATCCCTCGCCGTATTCGGCTATATTGCGATTCCATCTATCGTATTCCTTTCACTAGGAACAGCGGCTCGCTCCGTTCAAACAATCGGTGGCTGGCAAGAACTATTTAACTATGTGCCATTGCAACCTATCGATTTACTGTCAGGCATTACCATCGTTATCGGTACATGGATTCTATCCACTGCTACATGTATCGCAGATATTATGCGTTATGGTAAAAGCAAGAAAGATGTTATTACAGCGAGCACAATCGGTCTATTGGGCGGCAATACGTTGATGATTAGCTGCGGTGCTATCGCAGGCGTTGCTATGAATGATGGGGACCTAATCAACGTACTATTAAGCTTTGGCCTCGTGTTCCCAAGCTTACTATTGTTGACTACAAACATCTTTACAACAAATGGTGCAAACCTATATTCCACATCATTGAACCTAGCCAACTCTTTCAAACTAAACAGAAATATTATGCTAGCCGTGCTCATTGCTATCTCTGCATTAGCAACAATGACACAACCATATAAAATCGACTCCCTCTTTGTATTCTTAAGTACACTAGGCATCATTGTTCCTCCACTATGCGGTATTATTTTAGCGGACTTTTACCTGGTTCATCACGGAAAATATATCGATTACAACAAAGCGACTTTCAAAAAATGGAATCTAGTTCCATGGATCACATGGGCCATCGCATTAGTCTGTGTTAAATTCATACCATTCGGATTGGCTTCGCTGAACGGGATTGTAATCGGTGCTTTACTGTACGCAGTCATTACGTATATTGTTAAACCTAATGTTGTTAGTGAAAGCAAAGGGTGA
- a CDS encoding DUF4917 family protein, whose translation MLDKYSKLTAGMDFDEAALIVGNGASISLSNNFNYNNLFLKAEELGYLSPEIAKIFSEIGTSNFEVILNQLDITQKINNLLSLPEILTAQLPQINDVISTSSNQIKTALIETIRGVHPEYTELSITQPESNAILKLNEFLNQFDYIINLNYDLLVYYILLADTNLFIDSFRNSSRNHQNLTFNENVINTRYGAKTKLYYPHGNIVLCVDSNGEEQKIRCDEANSLLQKILSLWGSQHPLYPLFICEGSSTEKLNSIHRNYYLRYVYNNILPDLPNNIICYGWSLSENDEHILKQILSASKSKKIYISIHKGTKDDTELEAECATIRKRIKKVNKKTEIYFFDTNDEGCWLNYNPD comes from the coding sequence ATGTTAGACAAATATTCTAAACTTACAGCTGGTATGGACTTCGACGAGGCGGCACTAATCGTAGGAAATGGTGCTAGTATATCACTCTCAAATAATTTTAATTATAATAACCTATTTTTAAAAGCTGAGGAACTAGGATACCTATCACCTGAAATTGCAAAAATCTTCTCCGAAATTGGTACCTCAAACTTCGAAGTTATTTTAAACCAACTCGATATAACACAAAAAATAAATAATCTACTTTCGCTTCCTGAAATTTTAACAGCACAACTTCCGCAAATTAATGATGTTATCTCTACATCTAGTAACCAGATAAAAACAGCATTGATAGAAACAATTAGAGGTGTCCATCCTGAATATACTGAGTTATCAATCACACAACCAGAGTCTAATGCTATATTAAAGCTTAATGAGTTTTTAAATCAATTCGACTATATTATTAATCTAAATTATGATTTATTAGTATATTATATTCTCCTTGCTGATACAAATCTTTTTATAGACTCTTTCCGAAACTCTAGCAGAAATCATCAAAACCTAACTTTTAACGAAAATGTTATAAATACACGCTATGGTGCAAAAACAAAACTTTATTATCCCCATGGAAATATTGTTCTTTGTGTAGATTCCAATGGAGAGGAGCAAAAAATCCGTTGTGATGAAGCTAATTCACTTTTACAGAAAATTCTTAGTCTTTGGGGAAGTCAACACCCCCTTTATCCACTATTTATTTGTGAAGGATCATCTACAGAAAAGCTGAATAGTATCCATAGGAATTACTATTTAAGATATGTCTATAATAATATCCTACCTGATCTACCTAACAATATTATATGTTATGGTTGGTCTCTAAGTGAAAATGATGAACATATATTAAAACAAATACTCTCCGCTTCCAAAAGCAAAAAAATATATATATCTATACATAAAGGTACCAAAGATGATACTGAATTAGAGGCAGAGTGTGCAACAATCAGAAAAAGAATAAAAAAAGTAAATAAAAAAACTGAAATTTACTTCTTTGATACCAATGATGAAGGATGCTGGCTAAACTATAATCCGGACTAA